A DNA window from Leptolyngbya sp. KIOST-1 contains the following coding sequences:
- a CDS encoding nucleotidyltransferase domain-containing protein, whose translation MLTQATIQQISDRIADRFSPEKIILFGSYARGEAHPHSDLDLLVVVETLPPRGQRSAPILKMLAQDYAEPIDIVIRSAQAYKDWEQVPGSFAHQVLTEGIVLYDRQKQPV comes from the coding sequence ATGCTCACCCAAGCCACCATTCAGCAAATCAGCGATCGCATCGCCGATCGCTTCAGCCCAGAAAAAATCATCCTCTTTGGCAGCTACGCCCGTGGCGAAGCCCACCCCCACAGCGACCTAGACCTGCTTGTTGTTGTAGAAACCCTCCCCCCTCGGGGTCAGCGCAGCGCACCCATCCTCAAAATGCTGGCCCAAGACTACGCCGAACCCATCGACATTGTCATTCGCTCAGCCCAAGCGTACAAAGATTGGGAGCAGGTGCCCGGCAGTTTTGCCCACCAGGTGCTTACCGAAGGAATTGTGCTCTATGACCGCCAAAAGCAACCCGTCTGA
- a CDS encoding GUN4 domain-containing protein, which yields MAQNVLVAIKFVDPQCKSEDLVTEVHYLIEDLRDLDGMSQTRFETISELRDVAETRVGVEFRAPSNLLESILRRLRDRLYYHPIETCFRFRIAELMLQIQTHQAEDLIGFMAAAQSGLLFSPERDYLAEAETYSRTQGELSPTERDNLNLLRQRLGLTAEQAEVLNARAAGPYPTQADKRRHFEDITAAEFSRLRGMDAGPPFAPKDIWPVLQELAENLGLSILEAEAIFKTHQQRYADHLRLQTEHTRAKTADDARLSAEAKAEAERQKQAQREQEHYDQYRELCRQGMAKGIYPSEFDQGRLDQARRLWNVPVEQALQLEAEVRDELYGGVATAAGVDYSRLRGLLHRQAWHEADLETEVAILRAVNLDMQPVTAATVQRLSPVDIATIDGLWQRYSRGRFGFKAQQQVYRSQQQIQPDDRQRCLAFERALGWSQEPAWLSRGYRPYHSLNFSLEAPPGHLPTWRWCCPSLSDRYRINLQVMAAVIHHLNDCMPLESVPIPALDSTFPTQLA from the coding sequence TTGGCGCAAAATGTTTTAGTTGCCATCAAGTTTGTCGATCCTCAGTGCAAGAGCGAGGATTTGGTCACTGAGGTTCACTACTTAATTGAGGATCTGCGCGATCTCGACGGCATGAGCCAGACCCGCTTTGAAACCATCTCAGAACTACGAGATGTGGCCGAAACTCGCGTTGGGGTTGAGTTTAGGGCTCCCTCAAACCTGCTGGAATCGATTTTGCGGCGGCTGCGCGATCGCCTCTACTACCACCCGATTGAGACCTGCTTTCGCTTTCGGATCGCAGAGCTGATGCTGCAAATTCAGACCCATCAAGCCGAAGATTTGATCGGCTTCATGGCGGCAGCCCAGAGCGGGCTGCTGTTCTCCCCCGAGCGCGACTACCTGGCCGAAGCCGAAACCTACAGCCGCACCCAGGGCGAGCTATCGCCCACCGAACGCGACAACCTCAACCTGCTGCGCCAGCGCCTGGGCCTCACCGCCGAGCAGGCCGAAGTGCTCAACGCCAGGGCCGCTGGCCCCTACCCCACCCAGGCCGACAAACGTCGCCATTTTGAAGACATCACCGCCGCTGAGTTCAGCCGCCTGCGGGGCATGGATGCAGGCCCCCCCTTTGCCCCCAAAGACATCTGGCCCGTGCTGCAGGAGCTGGCCGAAAATTTGGGCCTGTCTATTCTGGAAGCCGAGGCGATTTTTAAAACCCACCAGCAGCGCTACGCCGACCATCTGCGGCTCCAAACTGAGCACACCAGGGCCAAAACCGCTGACGATGCCCGCCTGTCTGCCGAAGCCAAAGCCGAAGCCGAACGGCAAAAACAGGCGCAGCGGGAGCAGGAACACTACGACCAGTACCGGGAGCTGTGCCGCCAGGGCATGGCTAAGGGCATCTACCCCTCTGAGTTTGACCAGGGCCGACTCGACCAGGCCCGGCGACTGTGGAATGTTCCGGTCGAGCAGGCATTGCAACTGGAAGCCGAGGTGCGCGACGAGCTGTACGGCGGCGTGGCGACCGCCGCAGGGGTTGACTACAGTCGTCTGCGGGGTCTGCTGCACCGACAGGCCTGGCACGAGGCCGATCTGGAAACCGAAGTCGCTATTCTCAGGGCCGTCAACCTCGATATGCAGCCTGTCACCGCCGCCACGGTGCAGCGCCTGTCCCCCGTCGATATCGCCACCATCGACGGCCTCTGGCAGCGCTACAGTCGCGGCCGGTTTGGGTTTAAGGCCCAGCAGCAGGTCTACCGGAGCCAGCAGCAAATTCAGCCGGACGATCGCCAGCGCTGCCTGGCCTTTGAGCGGGCGCTGGGCTGGAGCCAGGAGCCCGCCTGGCTTTCCAGAGGCTACCGGCCCTACCACAGCCTCAACTTCAGCCTTGAGGCTCCTCCAGGGCATCTGCCCACCTGGCGCTGGTGCTGCCCCAGTCTGAGCGATCGCTACAGAATCAACCTGCAGGTGATGGCCGCTGTCATCCACCACCTCAACGACTGTATGCCTCTGGAATCCGTACCGATTCCAGCCCTTGACTCAACCTTCCCCACCCAGCTTGCCTAA
- a CDS encoding ArsR/SmtB family transcription factor: protein MSPTLQTDSSATTLAKFKALSDPLRLAVIELLRSQEMCVCDLRDRMDIAQSKLSFHLKTLREAGLIAARQEGRWIYYRLNPTEFGELEDYLSALGQISPQRSANPCAPDRA, encoded by the coding sequence ATGTCGCCCACCCTGCAAACCGACTCCTCAGCCACCACCCTGGCCAAGTTCAAGGCCCTCTCGGACCCGCTGCGGCTGGCGGTGATTGAGCTGCTGCGATCGCAGGAAATGTGCGTGTGCGACCTGCGCGATCGCATGGACATTGCCCAGTCAAAGCTCTCCTTCCACCTCAAAACCCTGCGTGAGGCCGGGCTGATCGCCGCCCGCCAGGAGGGCCGCTGGATCTACTACCGCCTCAACCCCACGGAGTTTGGCGAACTGGAGGACTACCTCAGCGCTTTGGGCCAGATCAGCCCCCAGCGCTCCGCCAACCCCTGCGCCCCCGATCGGGCCTAA
- a CDS encoding photosystem II reaction center protein K, whose protein sequence is MDVAMLLAKLPEAYSLFDPLVDVLPIIPVFFLLLAFVWQASVGFK, encoded by the coding sequence ATGGACGTCGCAATGCTGCTGGCCAAGCTGCCCGAGGCTTACTCCCTGTTCGACCCCCTGGTAGATGTGCTGCCCATTATTCCCGTGTTTTTCCTGCTGCTGGCCTTCGTGTGGCAGGCTTCCGTCGGTTTTAAGTAA
- the dps gene encoding DNA starvation/stationary phase protection protein Dps, producing MVATAEKTKTKRGFYPTRIDMSAEVRSQVCALLNQTLAATLDLKTQTKQAHWNVKGMNFYQLHELFDELAGELEGYVDMVAERVTALGGTAMGTARIAAAESILPEYPTDAVEGPEHVTALAERFAAYGKHVREAIDTTDDLGDADTADLYTEISRTIDMRLWFLEAHLVKKADLG from the coding sequence ATGGTTGCAACCGCTGAAAAAACCAAGACCAAGCGCGGATTTTATCCCACCCGCATCGATATGTCGGCTGAGGTGCGATCGCAGGTGTGCGCCCTGCTAAACCAGACGCTGGCCGCTACCCTCGACCTCAAGACCCAGACCAAGCAGGCCCACTGGAATGTGAAGGGCATGAACTTCTACCAGCTGCACGAGCTGTTTGACGAGCTAGCTGGGGAACTGGAGGGCTACGTCGATATGGTGGCCGAGCGGGTTACCGCCCTGGGGGGAACCGCCATGGGCACCGCCCGCATCGCCGCCGCCGAGTCGATTTTGCCCGAGTATCCCACCGATGCGGTGGAAGGCCCTGAGCACGTGACGGCCCTGGCCGAGCGCTTTGCCGCCTACGGCAAGCACGTGCGTGAGGCCATCGACACCACCGATGACCTGGGCGACGCCGACACCGCCGACCTCTACACCGAGATCTCCCGCACCATTGACATGCGGCTGTGGTTCCTGGAGGCGCACCTGGTGAAGAAGGCCGATCTGGGCTAG
- a CDS encoding type II toxin-antitoxin system VapC family toxin — protein MAVYFLDSSALVKRYIRETGTDWVASLFSPELGNDCFVAAIAGVEIVAAITRRARSGSIKTADAALACAQFRQDFQTTYQIIEITEEIISLGMALAEAKGLRGYDAVQLAAGCAVNALCLTSSLPPLIFVSADNELNAAARSEGLIIENPNEQ, from the coding sequence GTGGCTGTTTACTTCTTAGACAGCAGCGCCCTGGTTAAACGGTATATCCGGGAAACAGGAACCGATTGGGTTGCAAGCCTGTTTTCGCCAGAGTTAGGCAACGATTGCTTTGTGGCTGCGATCGCAGGGGTTGAAATTGTCGCGGCTATTACCAGACGTGCCCGTAGCGGTAGCATCAAAACCGCCGATGCGGCTTTAGCCTGCGCTCAGTTTAGGCAAGACTTTCAGACAACTTATCAAATTATTGAAATTACCGAAGAGATTATTAGTCTAGGGATGGCTCTAGCCGAAGCAAAAGGGCTGCGAGGCTATGATGCCGTACAGTTAGCCGCAGGTTGTGCCGTCAATGCCCTTTGCCTAACGAGCAGTTTGCCACCTTTAATTTTTGTCTCAGCCGACAACGAACTCAATGCCGCCGCCCGCAGCGAAGGGCTAATCATTGAGAATCCTAACGAGCAATAG
- a CDS encoding AAA family ATPase, whose product MKITSFSFKDNSQDWNIQGIHFEQLNLLVGASGVGKTRILRALDLICDVAKGKKRKLDDVEWAISFSHLNKNYEWKLKTSKSVDEAFSSEPGQAEILSESLVGGESFNEIEILYRNEGESRLKDQNLPKLKRTESAITLLSEEDSIKPVSEAFKRFIFNETPQQAVVTIPFNPENAHVEIDFEGGVSEAEKVKQFKESVVDAPTVFKAYLLQKFLPSLFGEVREAYVDVFPNVKDFRVVVNRDSNNSYILIFEINEGINESWISQQRISSGMYRTLIYLVEIMTAPEESVIVIDEFENSLGINCMPELTDFILERSPRLQFILTSHHPYIINNIPWKTWQVVSRVDGKITSKKAENIPQLDTASSLDKFTQLVDLLEYEDDVA is encoded by the coding sequence ATGAAAATTACAAGCTTCAGTTTCAAGGATAATAGTCAAGACTGGAACATTCAGGGGATTCATTTCGAGCAGTTGAATTTGCTTGTTGGAGCTTCAGGTGTTGGGAAGACTAGAATACTTAGAGCGCTAGATCTCATATGTGATGTGGCTAAAGGGAAGAAACGAAAACTGGACGATGTGGAGTGGGCAATTTCTTTCTCACATTTGAACAAAAATTATGAATGGAAGCTTAAAACATCTAAGTCTGTGGACGAAGCTTTCTCAAGTGAACCTGGTCAGGCAGAGATTCTATCCGAAAGTTTGGTTGGTGGCGAGAGCTTCAACGAGATAGAAATTCTTTATCGAAATGAGGGAGAGTCAAGATTAAAGGATCAAAATTTACCTAAATTAAAAAGAACTGAGAGTGCAATTACCTTGCTTTCTGAAGAGGATTCAATAAAGCCTGTCTCAGAAGCCTTTAAGAGATTTATTTTCAATGAAACGCCTCAGCAAGCAGTGGTCACAATTCCGTTCAATCCTGAAAATGCACACGTGGAAATAGATTTTGAAGGAGGTGTCTCAGAAGCAGAAAAAGTAAAGCAATTCAAAGAATCTGTTGTAGATGCGCCAACAGTATTTAAAGCTTATCTCCTCCAAAAATTCTTACCCTCTCTTTTCGGAGAGGTTAGAGAAGCATATGTTGATGTATTTCCAAATGTCAAAGATTTTAGAGTTGTAGTCAATAGAGATTCAAACAATTCATACATTCTTATTTTTGAGATAAATGAAGGTATTAATGAAAGCTGGATTTCTCAGCAAAGAATTTCATCCGGTATGTATCGAACTTTAATATACTTGGTAGAAATTATGACCGCTCCTGAGGAGTCAGTAATTGTGATAGACGAATTCGAAAACAGCTTAGGTATTAACTGTATGCCTGAATTGACAGATTTTATCTTGGAAAGATCTCCAAGATTGCAATTCATTCTTACGAGTCATCATCCTTATATAATAAATAATATTCCATGGAAAACTTGGCAAGTTGTTTCAAGAGTTGACGGCAAGATAACTTCCAAGAAGGCCGAAAATATTCCTCAACTTGATACAGCCTCAAGCCTTGATAAGTTCACGCAATTGGTTGATCTTCTTGAATATGAGGATGACGTAGCGTGA
- a CDS encoding PCP reductase family protein, giving the protein MVDDLPWTPDAQAKLKNIPFFVRAQARKRIEDVARQAEAEVVTADLVEQVRLEFGQ; this is encoded by the coding sequence ATGGTTGACGACCTTCCCTGGACGCCCGATGCCCAGGCCAAGCTCAAAAATATTCCGTTTTTTGTTCGGGCTCAGGCTCGCAAGCGAATTGAAGATGTGGCGCGTCAGGCCGAAGCTGAGGTGGTAACGGCCGATTTGGTCGAGCAGGTGCGGCTGGAGTTTGGCCAGTAA
- the sigC gene encoding RNA polymerase sigma factor SigC, giving the protein MVATPHYKKDEASALPDQELGLRSLGEEDEGASLQLHDFSSVDVEEGDFEADAAAVLKGKRTTDLVRLYLQEIGRVRLLERHEEVSEAQCVQSYMQLLEDLTQAADQSGGILAVYSNLLKTRDRLSSQLGYRPSLERWATEAGVPSADLKPTLTAGKRAWAELSNLTVAELEKAIAEGIRAKEHMIKANLRLVVSVAKKYQNRGLELLDLIQEGTLGLERAVEKFDPTKGYRFSTYAYWWIRQGITRAIATQSRTIRLPVHITEKLNKIKKAQRKLSQEKGRTPSVEDIARELDMTAAQVREVLLRVPRAVSLETKVGKDRDTELGDLLETDCMSPEDMLIRESLRRDLQQLMADLTTREQDVINMRFGLGDGTPYSLAEIGRALELSRERVRQIESKALQKLRQPKRRNRVRDYLEALN; this is encoded by the coding sequence ATGGTAGCAACACCCCACTACAAAAAAGATGAAGCCTCCGCCCTACCCGATCAGGAGCTTGGCCTCCGCAGCCTAGGAGAAGAGGACGAAGGGGCATCCCTTCAGCTCCATGACTTTTCCTCCGTCGATGTTGAGGAGGGTGACTTTGAAGCCGATGCCGCCGCCGTGCTGAAGGGCAAGCGCACCACCGACCTGGTGCGCCTCTACCTGCAAGAAATTGGCCGGGTCCGGCTGCTGGAGCGCCACGAAGAGGTTTCCGAAGCCCAGTGTGTGCAGAGCTACATGCAGCTGCTAGAGGACTTAACCCAGGCCGCCGACCAGAGTGGCGGCATTCTAGCCGTCTACAGCAACCTGCTGAAAACCCGCGATCGCCTCTCCTCTCAGCTGGGCTATCGCCCATCCCTGGAGCGCTGGGCCACCGAAGCCGGCGTGCCCAGCGCCGACCTCAAACCCACCCTCACCGCCGGCAAACGGGCCTGGGCCGAACTCAGCAACCTCACCGTGGCCGAGCTTGAGAAGGCCATTGCCGAGGGCATTCGCGCCAAAGAGCACATGATCAAGGCCAACCTGCGCCTGGTGGTTTCGGTGGCCAAAAAGTACCAGAATCGGGGCCTGGAGCTGCTCGATCTGATTCAGGAAGGTACCCTGGGCCTGGAGCGGGCGGTGGAAAAATTTGACCCCACCAAGGGCTACCGCTTTAGCACCTACGCCTACTGGTGGATTCGCCAGGGGATTACCCGGGCGATCGCCACCCAGAGCCGCACCATTCGCCTGCCCGTCCACATCACCGAAAAGCTTAACAAAATCAAAAAAGCCCAGCGCAAACTCTCCCAAGAAAAGGGCCGCACCCCCTCGGTCGAAGACATCGCCCGCGAGCTGGATATGACCGCCGCCCAGGTGCGCGAGGTGCTGCTGCGCGTGCCCCGCGCTGTATCGCTGGAAACCAAGGTGGGCAAAGACCGCGACACCGAGTTGGGCGATCTGCTCGAAACCGACTGCATGTCCCCCGAAGACATGCTGATCCGCGAGTCCCTGCGCCGCGACCTGCAGCAGCTGATGGCCGACCTCACCACCCGTGAGCAGGACGTGATCAACATGCGCTTTGGCCTCGGCGACGGCACCCCCTACTCCTTGGCCGAAATTGGCCGCGCCCTGGAGCTTTCCCGCGAGCGAGTGCGCCAGATTGAGTCCAAGGCGCTGCAAAAGCTGCGCCAGCCCAAGCGCCGCAACCGCGTTCGCGACTACCTCGAAGCGCTCAACTAG
- a CDS encoding cation diffusion facilitator family transporter: MTNLASRASQGSGSDAANSAADGAIASATLVNTPHSHGHAHPYDHAHGGHGHTHGAVDPEIAASARGLWAVKWSFVGLAITAIAQAVVFALSGSVALMADLIHNLGDALTSVPLGVAFVLSRARPSSRFAYGYGRAEDLAGVAIVGVIFLSALITGYESIERLHQPQPIDHLGALAAAAVIGFVGNEAVALFRLRVGREINSAALVADGLHARADGLVSLAVLVSALGVGLGYPWADPMIGLGITLVLLRVVWESGQTVFTRLLDGVEPEVLDRLRHEVEHGLEDTAAATVQRVKGRWLGHRLYAEVTLGVEAQLSVAAGDAIVTRLKAHLHQQLPYLGEVTVEIQPQA, encoded by the coding sequence ATGACTAACTTGGCTTCTCGGGCTTCTCAAGGGTCTGGCTCTGATGCGGCAAATAGCGCTGCCGATGGCGCGATCGCCTCAGCGACCCTGGTAAATACTCCCCACAGCCACGGGCATGCCCACCCCTATGACCACGCCCACGGCGGCCACGGCCACACCCACGGCGCGGTAGATCCTGAAATTGCCGCCTCGGCCCGGGGGCTGTGGGCGGTGAAGTGGTCGTTTGTGGGGCTGGCGATAACGGCGATCGCCCAGGCGGTGGTGTTTGCCCTCTCGGGCAGCGTGGCGCTGATGGCCGACCTGATTCACAACCTGGGGGATGCCCTGACCTCGGTGCCGCTGGGGGTGGCCTTTGTGCTGAGCCGCGCTCGGCCCTCGTCCCGCTTTGCCTACGGCTATGGCCGAGCCGAAGATTTGGCCGGGGTGGCGATCGTAGGGGTGATTTTTTTGAGCGCGCTGATTACCGGCTATGAATCAATTGAGCGGCTGCACCAGCCCCAGCCAATCGACCATCTGGGGGCCCTGGCGGCGGCGGCGGTAATTGGCTTTGTGGGCAATGAGGCGGTGGCTCTGTTTCGCCTGCGGGTGGGGCGCGAGATCAACAGCGCCGCCCTGGTGGCCGATGGGCTGCACGCCCGCGCCGATGGCCTGGTGAGTTTGGCGGTGCTGGTCAGCGCCCTGGGGGTGGGGCTGGGCTACCCCTGGGCTGACCCCATGATCGGCCTGGGCATTACCCTGGTGCTGCTGCGGGTGGTGTGGGAGTCGGGCCAAACGGTATTTACCCGGCTGCTGGACGGGGTAGAGCCGGAGGTGCTCGATCGCCTGCGGCATGAGGTGGAGCACGGGCTTGAAGATACGGCTGCTGCCACCGTTCAGCGGGTCAAGGGGCGGTGGCTGGGGCACCGGCTCTACGCGGAGGTCACCCTCGGGGTAGAGGCTCAGCTTTCGGTGGCGGCGGGGGACGCGATCGTCACCCGGCTCAAGGCGCACCTGCACCAGCAGCTGCCCTACCTGGGCGAGGTCACCGTTGAAATTCAGCCCCAGGCTTAG
- the tgt gene encoding tRNA guanosine(34) transglycosylase Tgt, translated as MTQPFSFRCDARCSHTQARAGTFTTPHGPVHTPRFMPVGTLANVKTVTPAQLATTGAQMVLSNTYHLHLQPGEDIVAEAGGLHRFMGWDGPMLTDSGGFQVFSLSQMRTITEDGVTFKSPKDGRIINLRPETSIQIQNDLGADVIMAFDECPPYPCSRETIKASTERTWRWLLRCAEAHKRPDQALFGIVQGGVYPDLRTEAAQQLATLDLPGYAIGGVSVGEPPELIETIVKATAPCLPEHKPRYLMGVGTYKEMAQAIAAGVDLFDCVIPTRLARHGAALVGGDRWNLKNQRFRRDYTPLDAACPCYTCQNFTRAYLCHLIHAKEMLAFTLISIHNITELVRFTQRIREAIVGDRFAAEFAPWLAPNSTATAIDAPHP; from the coding sequence TTGACCCAGCCCTTTTCCTTCCGCTGCGACGCCCGCTGTAGCCACACCCAGGCGCGGGCCGGCACCTTTACCACCCCCCACGGCCCCGTCCACACGCCTCGCTTCATGCCCGTGGGCACCCTGGCCAACGTCAAAACCGTCACCCCCGCCCAGCTCGCCACCACCGGGGCGCAGATGGTGCTCTCCAACACCTACCACCTGCACCTCCAACCCGGCGAAGACATTGTGGCCGAGGCGGGCGGGCTGCACCGCTTTATGGGCTGGGATGGCCCCATGCTGACAGACTCCGGCGGGTTCCAGGTGTTCAGCCTCAGCCAGATGCGCACCATTACCGAGGACGGCGTCACCTTCAAGTCGCCCAAGGATGGCCGCATCATCAACCTTCGCCCCGAAACCTCGATCCAGATCCAGAACGACCTGGGGGCCGATGTGATCATGGCCTTCGACGAGTGCCCCCCCTACCCGTGCAGCCGCGAGACCATCAAAGCCTCGACGGAGCGCACCTGGCGCTGGCTGCTGCGCTGCGCCGAGGCCCACAAACGGCCCGACCAGGCCCTGTTTGGCATTGTGCAGGGGGGCGTCTACCCCGACCTGCGCACCGAGGCGGCCCAGCAGTTGGCCACCCTGGACCTGCCCGGCTATGCCATCGGCGGGGTCAGCGTAGGGGAACCGCCGGAGCTGATCGAAACCATTGTCAAGGCCACCGCCCCCTGCCTGCCGGAGCACAAACCCCGCTACCTGATGGGGGTGGGCACCTATAAAGAGATGGCCCAGGCGATCGCCGCCGGGGTGGACCTGTTCGACTGCGTCATCCCCACCCGGCTGGCCCGCCACGGCGCGGCCCTGGTGGGCGGAGACCGCTGGAACCTGAAAAACCAGCGCTTTCGCCGCGACTATACCCCCCTGGATGCCGCCTGCCCCTGCTACACCTGCCAGAATTTCACCCGGGCCTACCTCTGCCACCTGATCCACGCCAAGGAGATGCTGGCCTTCACCCTGATTTCCATCCACAACATCACCGAGCTGGTGCGCTTTACCCAGCGGATCCGGGAGGCGATTGTGGGCGATCGCTTTGCCGCAGAATTTGCCCCCTGGTTGGCGCCAAACTCGACTGCAACCGCGATCGACGCCCCCCACCCGTGA
- a CDS encoding DUF6883 domain-containing protein, producing the protein MKLPNGASAIIPMDKLVGYCLNPNHSSGKHKARVFASALGIRADNAEALRQLIAQAAVEGEVVQQGSTAFGQLYKVDWVIIDHDSVVLRTLWEVRAGQSVPHLVSAFIK; encoded by the coding sequence ATGAAGCTGCCCAACGGAGCATCAGCGATTATTCCGATGGACAAGCTGGTAGGCTACTGCCTTAACCCAAACCATTCATCGGGCAAGCACAAAGCGAGGGTTTTTGCCTCGGCTCTGGGCATCAGGGCTGACAATGCAGAGGCTCTGCGGCAGTTGATTGCTCAAGCCGCTGTGGAAGGAGAGGTCGTGCAGCAAGGCTCTACAGCATTCGGGCAACTGTACAAAGTCGATTGGGTCATAATTGATCACGACTCTGTTGTCCTGCGGACACTGTGGGAGGTGCGCGCGGGCCAGTCTGTCCCCCATTTGGTTTCGGCGTTTATCAAATAA
- a CDS encoding DUF4926 domain-containing protein: MDSVTTLDTVANLKPIARDRLTLVETEFEAIQQLPMGQVGTVLEIYEGEELCYLVEFADLAGREYAMAVLTPDEVLPLRYELLLAS; the protein is encoded by the coding sequence ATGGATTCTGTGACAACTCTAGATACCGTTGCCAACCTAAAGCCGATCGCCCGCGATCGCCTCACGCTGGTTGAGACCGAGTTCGAGGCGATTCAGCAGCTTCCTATGGGGCAGGTGGGCACTGTATTGGAGATCTATGAGGGAGAGGAGCTTTGCTATTTAGTTGAGTTTGCGGATTTGGCAGGTCGCGAATATGCAATGGCGGTGTTGACGCCGGATGAGGTGCTGCCACTGCGTTATGAATTGCTGTTGGCGAGCTGA
- a CDS encoding HEPN domain-containing protein, with protein sequence MTAKSNPSDAWFAKADADLQAAELLLNTNNPLLDIVCYHAQQCAEKYLKGYLVAHSIPFKFVHELVYLTRLCGKQEPKFSNLLDIASELQDYATGVRYPDDELEEPTPQEAQRAIVCAEEVRAFVKQCL encoded by the coding sequence ATGACCGCCAAAAGCAACCCGTCTGATGCCTGGTTTGCCAAAGCAGACGCTGATCTCCAAGCCGCTGAGTTACTGCTCAATACCAACAACCCTCTACTGGATATCGTCTGTTACCACGCCCAGCAATGTGCCGAGAAATATCTTAAGGGCTACCTTGTTGCCCACAGCATCCCGTTTAAGTTTGTGCATGAGTTGGTCTACCTCACTCGCCTTTGTGGAAAGCAAGAGCCCAAGTTCTCAAACCTACTCGACATCGCCTCAGAGCTGCAAGACTACGCAACCGGCGTGCGATATCCCGATGACGAGCTGGAAGAACCTACCCCTCAAGAAGCCCAACGAGCTATCGTTTGTGCCGAAGAAGTCCGGGCTTTTGTCAAGCAATGCCTGTAG
- a CDS encoding GUN4 domain-containing protein, whose protein sequence is MHTSATSRGLDENLNELSLLLDEEDWEEGDRLTAALLLDAVAQNQAAQGQGAASRQAPYLTPEAIAALPCSLLQAIDDRWQRSSGGHFGFSAQLQIYADLLETVDFDPDLNNWSTPHPFFAEVGWLMLPSLRPLGFLRFYNWLEFDLDAPRGHLPALWYWRVPRLVSLQMGGFLTGQGGCFGDLARLDAMMLRLSRCRQLGG, encoded by the coding sequence ATGCACACCAGCGCCACCAGCCGTGGTTTAGACGAAAATCTCAATGAACTCAGCCTGCTGCTCGACGAGGAGGACTGGGAGGAGGGCGATCGCCTGACGGCCGCGCTGCTGCTGGACGCCGTAGCCCAGAACCAGGCCGCCCAGGGGCAGGGAGCCGCCTCGCGTCAGGCCCCCTACCTGACTCCCGAGGCGATCGCAGCCCTGCCCTGCTCCCTGCTCCAGGCCATTGACGATCGCTGGCAGCGCTCCAGCGGCGGGCACTTCGGCTTTTCGGCCCAGCTCCAAATCTACGCCGACCTGCTCGAAACCGTGGACTTCGACCCCGACCTGAACAACTGGTCTACCCCCCACCCTTTTTTTGCCGAGGTGGGCTGGCTGATGCTGCCCTCCCTGCGCCCCCTTGGCTTTCTGCGGTTCTACAACTGGCTGGAGTTTGACCTCGATGCCCCCAGAGGCCACCTGCCAGCCCTCTGGTACTGGCGGGTGCCTCGCCTCGTTTCGCTTCAGATGGGGGGCTTTTTGACCGGCCAGGGCGGCTGCTTTGGCGACCTGGCCCGACTCGACGCCATGATGCTGCGGCTCTCGCGCTGCCGTCAACTCGGCGGCTAG